In a genomic window of Flavobacteriales bacterium:
- a CDS encoding PKD domain-containing protein translates to MSLVIEQPFRPIPMIRFPSLARAAFVSASALLGTAAFGQRSDHHGHEHGPSANEPVLHGEYVENKGQWAAPILYRADFGLVALFAERDRLVFSKLDEAVPDRVHDAQHEGPDAMENVRINGHAWYAWFEGANVNAEVVREGRSTDYFNYFIGNDASQWASEVRHFEEVRYRELWPGVDLRLHEDQGGFKYDALVANAAAASQVKFRYEGLDGIRINSEGELELITSVGELHELAPVAWYADGAKEKVDCRFTLSGSTVGFAFGKGVQADRPIVIDPTLIASTLSGTGNIGTTQNYGHTATYDNLGNIYTGAICFGQGYPTTPGAFDGTNNGGIDIAVSKLNPTGTTLLFATYLGGSSGDYPHSLVVTNAGELTVYGSSPSSNYPVTPTGYDQTFNGGNSDIVISKLNPTGTALIGSTYMGTSGNDGRNSFTTNYGDSYRGEVICDAAGRIYVASCSDAAGFPVSGGAVQPNHAGAQDGVAFCLSQDLSTLIFGTYFGTAQADMCFGIKLDSSGQPVVCGGTSGTTLPTTAGAHQPASAGGREAFIVKFNDNATSVLACTYFGGTTDDVAFFLQVDLDDNAYIFGQAPGSTLGIAPAGTYGQAGSGIFVAEFDAELQNQVFRTQLGPAGGFGAGMVPVAFLVDVCRNIYISGYSVGTGWPIAGTPLYANGGFYLATFEPDMTNIIYGTYYTGAGHVDGGTSRFDANGKVYQAVCTSGGFPTTPGAYSNVQPSGWDIGVFKIDFNVSGVNAAGASTLNQGCAPIVIDFSNASTGDTWFWDFGDGSPVVEGFEPSHSYTTPGAYIVTLIAMDSLSCNLADTTYLPITIGAQQPIDADFTWTQTIDCTQMEISTTNQSTGDPLTWYWDMGDGTQYVDTNVVHQFPGPGSYLVQLIAEDPTGCSGADTVQVLVDIGPPAQVAAAFSTVESPGCEELGVTCTNLSTGIDMTYQWDMGDGTTYTTTDVNHLFQGVGTYTITLIVNDASSCNVADTVTMDVTVTPSEPITAAFTADQVFDCDNLILTTANASTGTNAAYLWQLSDGSSYSTFDITHVFSGPGTYTVTLTATDTLGCSPSQTASLDVQIDPLEPVLAAFTAEQVGDCTTLTLSTDNQSTGDLLAFTWDMGDGTILTDTNVTHLYTSPGVYTVTLTITDLGCGQDDSTSMQVILNNVLPIWFVGDTIICPDDVAVLNVILPGTDLSNASFVWSTGETTPTIAVDMAGAYSVTVSDGLCEGTVDVVIPAAPRHALYDSVQVCPGAIAELRVPIDGLAFHWSTGAYTRDIRAFAPGMYTYDMIDLQGCPHTDSLKVVMLDSIPQVFAPNAFTPDGDDINDVFRIAGFGEKTVKMSIFNRWGEQLWVNEGMEPFWDGYYNGGVVQDGVYVYVLKYTGVCHNEEIETVGHVTVVR, encoded by the coding sequence ATGTCCCTTGTCATTGAACAGCCCTTCAGACCGATTCCCATGATCCGATTCCCCTCCCTTGCACGAGCAGCTTTCGTGAGCGCGTCGGCGCTCCTCGGCACCGCCGCCTTCGGGCAACGCAGCGACCATCATGGCCACGAGCACGGCCCCAGCGCCAATGAGCCCGTGCTGCATGGCGAGTACGTGGAGAACAAAGGCCAATGGGCGGCCCCGATCCTTTACCGCGCCGACTTCGGCTTGGTGGCGCTATTCGCGGAACGCGATCGATTGGTATTCTCCAAGCTCGACGAAGCCGTGCCTGATCGTGTGCATGATGCGCAGCACGAAGGCCCGGATGCCATGGAGAACGTCCGCATCAATGGCCATGCGTGGTACGCGTGGTTCGAGGGCGCGAATGTGAATGCTGAAGTGGTGCGCGAAGGGCGCTCCACGGATTACTTCAACTACTTCATCGGCAACGATGCGAGCCAATGGGCCAGTGAGGTGAGGCACTTCGAGGAAGTGCGCTACCGGGAGCTTTGGCCGGGCGTGGACCTGCGCCTTCACGAGGACCAAGGCGGCTTCAAGTACGATGCGCTGGTAGCCAACGCTGCAGCAGCGAGTCAAGTAAAGTTCCGGTACGAGGGCCTCGACGGCATCCGCATAAATTCGGAGGGTGAATTGGAGCTGATCACCTCAGTCGGCGAGCTGCATGAGCTCGCCCCGGTGGCTTGGTACGCCGATGGCGCGAAGGAGAAGGTCGATTGCCGCTTCACCCTGAGTGGGAGCACCGTGGGTTTCGCCTTCGGCAAGGGCGTGCAGGCCGATCGGCCCATCGTGATCGATCCCACGCTGATCGCCAGCACGCTGAGCGGCACGGGCAACATCGGCACCACGCAGAACTACGGGCACACCGCCACCTACGACAACCTAGGGAACATCTACACCGGCGCCATCTGTTTCGGGCAGGGCTATCCCACCACGCCGGGCGCCTTCGATGGCACCAACAACGGCGGCATCGACATCGCCGTGAGCAAATTGAACCCGACTGGCACCACCTTGCTCTTCGCGACCTACCTGGGCGGCAGCAGCGGCGACTACCCGCACAGCCTGGTGGTGACGAACGCCGGTGAGCTCACGGTCTACGGGTCCTCGCCATCATCGAACTACCCTGTAACACCCACCGGCTACGACCAGACCTTCAATGGCGGCAACTCCGATATCGTGATCAGCAAGCTGAACCCCACGGGCACGGCGCTGATCGGCAGCACGTACATGGGCACCAGCGGCAACGACGGCCGCAACAGCTTCACTACCAACTATGGCGACAGCTACCGCGGTGAGGTGATCTGCGATGCTGCGGGCCGCATTTACGTGGCCAGTTGCTCCGATGCAGCCGGCTTCCCGGTGAGCGGCGGCGCGGTGCAGCCCAACCATGCCGGCGCGCAGGATGGCGTGGCCTTCTGCTTGAGCCAGGACTTGAGCACCTTGATATTCGGCACCTACTTCGGCACGGCGCAGGCCGATATGTGCTTCGGCATCAAGCTCGATAGCTCCGGTCAGCCAGTGGTGTGCGGCGGCACCTCGGGCACCACCTTGCCCACTACGGCCGGAGCCCATCAGCCAGCCAGCGCAGGAGGCCGCGAAGCCTTCATCGTGAAATTCAATGACAATGCCACCAGCGTGCTCGCTTGCACCTACTTCGGCGGAACCACGGACGATGTCGCCTTCTTCCTGCAAGTGGATCTCGATGACAACGCCTACATCTTCGGTCAGGCGCCCGGCAGCACCTTGGGCATCGCGCCGGCTGGCACATACGGACAAGCTGGCTCAGGCATCTTCGTCGCGGAGTTCGACGCCGAGCTGCAGAACCAGGTGTTCCGCACGCAGCTGGGTCCGGCAGGCGGCTTCGGGGCCGGCATGGTGCCGGTCGCCTTCCTGGTTGACGTGTGCCGCAACATCTACATCAGCGGCTACAGCGTGGGCACCGGATGGCCCATTGCCGGAACGCCGCTTTACGCCAACGGCGGTTTCTACCTGGCCACCTTCGAGCCGGACATGACCAACATCATCTACGGCACCTATTACACCGGCGCGGGCCACGTGGATGGCGGCACCAGCCGCTTCGACGCCAATGGCAAGGTGTACCAGGCCGTTTGCACCAGTGGCGGCTTCCCCACCACGCCCGGCGCATACAGCAACGTGCAGCCATCGGGTTGGGACATCGGGGTGTTCAAGATCGACTTCAACGTGAGCGGCGTGAACGCTGCGGGGGCCAGCACGCTCAATCAAGGCTGCGCGCCCATCGTGATCGACTTCAGCAATGCCAGCACCGGCGATACCTGGTTCTGGGATTTCGGTGATGGCAGCCCCGTGGTCGAAGGCTTCGAGCCTAGCCACTCCTACACGACCCCCGGCGCATACATCGTCACGCTCATCGCCATGGATTCGCTCTCGTGCAACCTGGCTGATACCACCTATCTGCCCATCACCATCGGTGCGCAGCAGCCGATCGATGCCGACTTCACGTGGACGCAGACCATCGATTGCACGCAGATGGAGATCAGCACCACCAACCAGAGCACTGGCGATCCGCTCACCTGGTACTGGGACATGGGCGATGGCACGCAATACGTGGACACCAATGTGGTGCATCAGTTCCCGGGGCCCGGCAGTTACCTGGTGCAGTTGATCGCAGAGGACCCCACGGGTTGCAGCGGTGCGGATACCGTGCAGGTGCTCGTGGACATCGGACCGCCAGCGCAGGTGGCCGCTGCGTTCAGCACAGTGGAATCGCCCGGATGCGAGGAACTCGGCGTGACCTGCACGAACCTCAGCACGGGGATCGACATGACCTACCAATGGGACATGGGCGACGGCACCACCTACACCACCACGGATGTGAACCACCTCTTCCAAGGCGTTGGCACCTACACCATCACGTTGATCGTGAATGATGCGAGCAGCTGCAACGTGGCCGATACCGTGACCATGGATGTGACGGTGACGCCGAGCGAGCCGATCACCGCCGCCTTCACGGCCGATCAGGTATTCGACTGCGACAACTTGATCCTGACCACGGCGAATGCGAGCACAGGCACGAACGCCGCTTACCTCTGGCAGCTGAGCGATGGATCCTCGTACAGCACTTTCGACATCACGCACGTTTTCAGCGGGCCGGGCACCTACACCGTTACCCTCACCGCGACGGATACCCTGGGCTGCTCCCCCAGCCAGACCGCATCGCTCGATGTGCAGATCGACCCCTTGGAACCGGTGCTGGCCGCCTTCACTGCCGAGCAAGTGGGCGATTGCACCACGCTCACCTTGAGCACGGATAACCAGAGCACCGGCGACCTGCTCGCCTTCACTTGGGACATGGGCGATGGCACGATCCTCACGGACACGAACGTCACGCATCTGTACACCTCGCCCGGCGTTTACACCGTGACGCTCACCATCACCGACCTCGGCTGCGGGCAGGACGATTCCACGAGCATGCAGGTGATCCTGAACAATGTGCTGCCGATCTGGTTCGTGGGCGATACCATCATCTGCCCCGATGATGTGGCGGTGCTGAATGTGATCCTGCCCGGCACCGACCTGAGCAATGCCAGCTTCGTGTGGAGCACCGGAGAGACCACGCCCACCATCGCGGTGGATATGGCCGGCGCGTATTCCGTGACCGTTTCGGATGGACTTTGCGAAGGCACCGTGGATGTGGTGATCCCCGCTGCTCCGCGCCATGCCCTGTATGACTCGGTGCAGGTCTGCCCCGGCGCGATCGCCGAGCTGCGCGTACCGATCGATGGCCTGGCTTTCCATTGGAGCACGGGCGCCTACACGCGCGACATCCGGGCCTTCGCGCCGGGCATGTACACCTATGACATGATCGACCTGCAAGGATGCCCGCACACCGATAGCTTGAAGGTCGTGATGCTTGATTCCATTCCTCAGGTGTTCGCACCGAATGCATTCACGCCCGATGGCGACGACATCAATGATGTTTTCCGGATCGCGGGCTTCGGTGAGAAGACCGTGAAGATGTCCATCTTCAACCGTTGGGGCGAGCAGCTCTGGGTGAATGAAGGAATGGAGCCCTTCTGGGATGGCTATTACAACGGCGGCGTCGTCCAGGACGGCGTGTACGTTTATGTGCTCAAGTACACCGGCGTCTGCCACAACGAGGAGATCGAAACCGTTGGCCATGTGACTGTTGTCCGATAG